TTATTTCAGGGCCGGACGGTTAGATGCTGTATATCCCGGCGTGTTGTGATGGAATCAGATGAAATTTCTAAAATACTCTCTTCTTGCAGGTTTGATGGCGCTGGCCGCGCCGCTGTCTGCGCAAGACACACCCGTGGTGGTCGAACTTTATACCTCGCAAGGATGTTCATCCTGCCCGCCCGCCGATCAGATCCTGCATGAACTGGCAGACCGGGACGATGTGATCGCGCTGGCCCTGCATGTGGATTATTGGGATTACATCGGCTGGAAAGACCCATTTGGCGATCCCGCCCATGCGGAGCGGCAGCGGGCCTATGCCGCGGCAGGGCATCGCCGCTCAATCTATACCCCGGAAATGATCGTACAGGGGCAGACCGATATTGTCGGCGCAAAACCCATGGCCTTGGCCAAGGCGATTGCCGAACACGCCCGCCAGGCGCCCAAGGTTGCCGTAACACTGTCTCGCGATGGCAATGCCCTCAAGATCACAGCCAAGCGCCTGGCGCAGGTCCAGGGCGGTATGACGGTCCATATGCTGCGCTATGAGCCGCGCCAAACGACCCATATCAAACGCGGAGAGAACGCAGGTAAAACCGTGGAATACGCAAATATCGTCGAAGGATGGACCGTTCTGGGCCACTGGGACGGCCGTGAGGCGCTGAAACTTGTGGCGCAGGTGGAAGGCGACAAACCCTCCGTAGTGATCATTCAGGGGCGCAACGCCGGGCCAATTTTTGGTGCGGCCCGCCTGCGCTGATCGCAAATCAACCTAGGGCTCGTGACTGCGCCAGCGGCGGTGAACCCAGAACCATTGTTCAGGACGTTTTGCCACTTGCGCGGCAAGGCTGTCGTTGATTGCCTGCGTCATGGTCTGGGCGTCCGAATGGGAAACGGGTGCCTCTAGCAGTGTTTGAAACGACAAGCCATCTGGCTGGCGAATGCCATAGAACGGGATCAGCAAAGCATCATAGCGCAGCGCCAGTTCCGCCGCTGACAGGGCTGTGCGCGCCGGTTCGCCCATAAAATCAAGGATCGGCGCATACATCACATGCTGATCAAACAGCAGCACCAGTTGCCCGCCACCCTTGAGATGTCGCACAAATCCGGCAGTGCCTTTGCGCCCCTGCGGAAACACCGGCCCGCCAAAAGCCTCCATGGTTTTCACATAATGGGCGTTGAAATAGGGGTTCTTCATGTCTCTGTAGAGCCCGCCAATATCGAAGCCACGTGCCACCAAGGCGGCGCGGGTGGCCTCGTAATTGCCAAAATGCCCGGTGACAAGGATCACCGGACGGTTCGCGGCGGCGGCCTCTTCCAGCGCGGCAAAGCCGGGCCCTTCGGGTGTGATCTGGGCCATGCGGGCGGGAAAATCGCGGGCAGAATAGTTTTCGATAAAACTGCGCCCGACGTTGTTGAGACAATCGGAGGCGATCTGTTGCCGTTGGTCTTCCTCCATCTCGGGATGGATCAGCGCCAGATTGTCCAATGCGCGTTTGCGGTATCCGGCCAGCGGGCCGATGACATGCTGCACCAACCACCCGACAAAGCGCACGCGCAGGGCATAAGGCAATGCCAGCGCCAACCGGATCACCGCCACGATCATCAGGTTGGTGGTGTAATGGACAAATTTGCGCAGCCGTGGCGGATCATTTGCGTCTGTGGGGGCAGGGGCGGACATAAGCCTCGATCAGCTGTGGCGATTACGCCAGACATAGCCCGCCCGCCCAGCGGCAACAAGACACCACCCGCAGGATGGGCAGTGATCCTCTGCGAAGAAGGGGACCGGAGCCTAGTCTTCGTCGTCGTCTTCAACCACCAACAACAGATCGCCCGATTGTTCCATCGCGCGGATCACATCGACGATACCTGACATGGCCGCCTCGACCTCGGCGGCCTTGACCTTGCCGGCCTCTTCAATCTCTTCGCGCAATTGATCGGCCATGCGGCCTGACATGTTCTCCAGCACGAAATCACGCGATGCGGCAAATCCGGCAGCCTCTGCACCGGCGAGGGCCAGCACCAGCTTGTCCTGATCCACCTCGCGCAGGATGCGGGGGATGTCGCGTGGGGCGATGCGGGCGGGGATATTGGCAAAGGTAAAGATCGCCTTGCGCACCGCATTGGCAAAGCCCTGATCGGTTTCGTCGAGGCCGGTCAGCACATCGTCGCGGGTCACATTGGTGGAGGAATTCAGGATCGCGCCGACCCTTTCAACCGGATCACTGTCAAAGGCGGTGGCGGGCTGGGCGTCCAGCTGGCTGGCCAATGACAGGCCAATCCGGTCGACGGCCTCTGGCGTGACAGCGCCCGTCAGGGACACCGCATAGGTGATACGCCGCGCTTGCGGGCCGGGCAATTTGCCGAGGATCTCGGCGGACATGGCAACGGGCAGTTTCGACAGCACCACCGCCGCCACTTCAATGCTTTCGTTCTCAACGGCGGGCAGCAGGCGCTCTGCGCCCAATTCGCCAAGCCGCGCCCAAGGGTTGCCAAACTGGCGCACGCCGGCCTCTTTGCGCAGGCGTGCGGCGGTGTGTGGACTGATCTTGCCGTCCAGCGCATCCAGCGCCCCGGCGATGCCCGCAGGAAAGGACAGGCCGACCTTTTCGACCTCGTTGGCGAATTCCTCAACCACCGCCATCATTGTATCGCGGTCCACCACGCGCATTTGCCCCATCTGGTGGGTCAGGCTCGCCTGCAATTCATCCGGCAGGTCCTCAAGCGGGATATCAGCCCCGTCGTTCAGCAAAAGCCGCACAATGATTGCCGCCTTCGCGCGGCGGCTGAGCGACACAGTGACGCCGCCCCCGTCAAGGACAGGAAGCGGCGCGAGACTGTTCATCGGAACCACATCGTTCATCTTGGCCTGTCCCCCGCAGAATGCCGGGACGTTGTGACAGGCAAAGGTGAAAAAAGGTTGAAATCAGTAGTTGTAAGTGCGTCCAGCAGCGATGGCCTTGCGCAGGGAGGCTTCGGCCCATGTGCCGCTGCCGCCATGGCTGCGGATCAGGCGCAATTGCTCAAGCGCATCGGCCACGCGGCCCTCTTCAACAAACCCCTGGCCCATATAGGACCGGGCCAACACATTGGCCGGGTTCACCACCAGGGCGCGGTTGTAATAGGACATCGCCAGATCGGTCTTGCCCATCTTGCGGTTGGTAAAGCCCAGATAGGTCAAGGTGCGGTCATCATCCTGCGGCATCGCGGCCAGAACGGTCTGCGCATCGTCGTAACGGCCTGCATAGGCCAGCTGGCGCACGGTTTGATAAAGCGTGTCTGTGTCCAAATGGCTTTCTTCGGCGTTCACGCAAGCCTTGGTCTTTTTGTCATAGACCTGACCATTCTTGCACTTTGGTTTGGACGGCGCGGTCTCATCTCCGCCGCCTGCCGCATAAAGGGCCGTACCCATGCTGAGCGGAAGGGCGAGGGCGGATGCCATAACAAAATACTTCATAAAAACTCCTGATGTTCGTGTCTGAAGGGTATCACACAGAGATAACCC
This window of the Sulfitobacter mediterraneus genome carries:
- a CDS encoding flagellar motor switch protein FliG; translation: MNDVVPMNSLAPLPVLDGGGVTVSLSRRAKAAIIVRLLLNDGADIPLEDLPDELQASLTHQMGQMRVVDRDTMMAVVEEFANEVEKVGLSFPAGIAGALDALDGKISPHTAARLRKEAGVRQFGNPWARLGELGAERLLPAVENESIEVAAVVLSKLPVAMSAEILGKLPGPQARRITYAVSLTGAVTPEAVDRIGLSLASQLDAQPATAFDSDPVERVGAILNSSTNVTRDDVLTGLDETDQGFANAVRKAIFTFANIPARIAPRDIPRILREVDQDKLVLALAGAEAAGFAASRDFVLENMSGRMADQLREEIEEAGKVKAAEVEAAMSGIVDVIRAMEQSGDLLLVVEDDDED
- a CDS encoding DUF1223 domain-containing protein, whose translation is MKFLKYSLLAGLMALAAPLSAQDTPVVVELYTSQGCSSCPPADQILHELADRDDVIALALHVDYWDYIGWKDPFGDPAHAERQRAYAAAGHRRSIYTPEMIVQGQTDIVGAKPMALAKAIAEHARQAPKVAVTLSRDGNALKITAKRLAQVQGGMTVHMLRYEPRQTTHIKRGENAGKTVEYANIVEGWTVLGHWDGREALKLVAQVEGDKPSVVIIQGRNAGPIFGAARLR
- a CDS encoding lysophospholipid acyltransferase family protein translates to MSAPAPTDANDPPRLRKFVHYTTNLMIVAVIRLALALPYALRVRFVGWLVQHVIGPLAGYRKRALDNLALIHPEMEEDQRQQIASDCLNNVGRSFIENYSARDFPARMAQITPEGPGFAALEEAAAANRPVILVTGHFGNYEATRAALVARGFDIGGLYRDMKNPYFNAHYVKTMEAFGGPVFPQGRKGTAGFVRHLKGGGQLVLLFDQHVMYAPILDFMGEPARTALSAAELALRYDALLIPFYGIRQPDGLSFQTLLEAPVSHSDAQTMTQAINDSLAAQVAKRPEQWFWVHRRWRSHEP